Proteins from a single region of Chengkuizengella sediminis:
- a CDS encoding L-threonine 3-dehydrogenase yields the protein MKKILITGALGQIGSELVLKLRKLYGANNVIATDIRKNDSIVVTSGPFELLDVTDEQKMYQITKKYKVDTLIHLVALLSATAEQKPLLAWNLNMGSLMNALEVARELNLQLFTPSSIGVFGPTTPANHTPQDTILRPTTMYGVNKVSGELLCDYYFQKFGVDTRGLRFPGLISYGTLPGGGTTDYAVEIFYNAIKNKSYTSYIDKGTYMDMMYMPDAIQAIIDLMEADSSQLLHRNAFNVTAMSVAPEDFEVEIKKYIPSFTMNYQVDSIKQSIAESWPNSIDATCAKEEWGFKAEYDLAKLTKDMLEKINKEQLSFS from the coding sequence ATGAAAAAAATTCTGATTACTGGGGCTTTAGGTCAGATTGGTTCTGAACTCGTTTTAAAATTAAGGAAATTATATGGGGCCAACAATGTGATTGCAACAGATATTCGTAAAAATGATAGTATAGTGGTAACATCTGGTCCATTTGAATTGTTAGATGTAACGGATGAACAAAAAATGTATCAAATCACGAAAAAGTATAAAGTTGACACTCTAATTCATTTAGTCGCTTTATTGTCAGCGACGGCGGAGCAAAAACCATTACTTGCATGGAATTTAAATATGGGAAGTTTAATGAATGCATTAGAAGTAGCTAGAGAATTGAATTTACAACTTTTCACTCCAAGTTCAATTGGAGTTTTCGGACCTACAACACCAGCAAATCATACACCTCAAGATACAATTTTAAGACCTACAACGATGTATGGAGTAAATAAGGTTTCTGGTGAGTTATTGTGTGATTATTACTTTCAAAAGTTTGGTGTAGATACAAGAGGATTGCGTTTCCCTGGACTTATTTCTTATGGCACTTTACCAGGGGGAGGGACTACAGATTATGCTGTAGAGATTTTTTATAATGCAATAAAAAATAAGAGCTATACTTCATATATTGACAAAGGGACCTATATGGATATGATGTATATGCCCGATGCCATTCAGGCAATTATTGACTTAATGGAAGCTGATTCTTCCCAACTTTTACACAGAAATGCATTTAACGTTACAGCAATGAGTGTTGCTCCTGAAGATTTTGAAGTAGAAATTAAGAAATACATTCCTTCATTTACGATGAATTATCAAGTTGATTCCATTAAACAGTCTATTGCTGAAAGCTGGCCAAATTCAATTGATGCAACTTGTGCTAAAGAAGAATGGGGTTTTAAAGCTGAATATGACCTTGCGAAATTGACGAAAGATATGCTTGAAAAAATAAATAAAGAGCAATTGTCATTTTCTTAA
- the sdaAA gene encoding L-serine ammonia-lyase, iron-sulfur-dependent, subunit alpha: MFRNVAELVQLAENKNIKIAQVMIEQEMEVKEKTREEVLSLMGQNLDVMERAVEKGLAGVHSFSGLTGGDAVLLQKYIQKGQFLTGEIILDAVSKAVATNEVNAAMGTICATPTAGSAGVVPGTLFALKNKLNPSREQMIEFLFTAGAFGFVVANNASISGAAGGCQAEVGSASGMAAAAIVEMAGGTPKQSSEAMAITLKNMLGLVCDPVAGLVEVPCVKRNAMGASNAMIAADMALAGITSRIPCDEVIDAMYKIGQNMPTALKETAQGGLAATPTGKELQEKIFGVSLNKNN, encoded by the coding sequence ATGTTTCGGAATGTAGCTGAACTTGTCCAATTAGCAGAAAATAAAAACATAAAAATTGCTCAAGTTATGATTGAGCAAGAAATGGAAGTAAAAGAAAAAACACGTGAAGAAGTACTTTCGTTAATGGGACAAAATTTAGACGTTATGGAAAGAGCAGTAGAAAAAGGATTAGCTGGTGTCCATTCATTTTCAGGTTTAACGGGTGGAGATGCAGTTCTATTGCAAAAGTATATTCAAAAAGGGCAGTTTTTAACAGGTGAAATTATCTTAGATGCGGTTAGTAAAGCTGTAGCGACAAATGAAGTAAATGCTGCTATGGGAACGATATGTGCTACACCGACTGCTGGTTCAGCGGGTGTTGTACCAGGTACATTGTTTGCTTTGAAAAATAAATTAAATCCTTCTAGAGAACAAATGATTGAATTTTTATTTACAGCTGGGGCTTTTGGGTTTGTTGTAGCCAATAATGCTTCTATTTCTGGGGCTGCAGGAGGTTGCCAGGCTGAGGTAGGGTCCGCTTCTGGAATGGCTGCCGCAGCCATCGTGGAAATGGCAGGCGGTACTCCAAAACAATCATCTGAAGCGATGGCGATTACGTTGAAAAATATGCTCGGTTTAGTATGTGATCCCGTTGCAGGATTAGTTGAAGTACCTTGTGTGAAAAGAAATGCGATGGGAGCTTCTAATGCAATGATTGCTGCTGATATGGCATTAGCAGGTATTACAAGTCGTATTCCTTGTGATGAAGTTATTGATGCTATGTATAAAATAGGTCAAAATATGCCTACGGCATTAAAAGAAACTGCACAAGGTGGTTTAGCAGCTACACCTACAGGTAAGGAATTACAAGAAAAAATTTTTGGAGTGTCATTAAATAAAAACAATTGA
- a CDS encoding amino acid ABC transporter ATP-binding protein, translating into MLDEKNLQKPLEDREDIIVVKDLNKWYGKHHVLKDVDVNVKQGEVVVILGPSGSGKSTFIRTINALEEFQKGEIIVDEINLSHDVSNIDAIRKETGMVFQQFNLFPHMTILKNITLAPIWVRKWKREKAEKVAMELLERVGIPEQAHKFPGQLSGGQQQRVAIARALAMQPRIMLFDEPTSALDPEMIKEVLDVMKTLAKSGMTMLVVTHEMNFAREVADRIILFDDGEIIEEGTPTELFDNPKHERTKLFLSQIL; encoded by the coding sequence ATGTTAGATGAAAAAAACTTACAGAAACCACTAGAAGACCGTGAAGATATTATAGTTGTTAAGGACTTAAATAAATGGTATGGAAAACATCATGTATTAAAGGATGTAGATGTCAACGTAAAGCAAGGTGAAGTAGTTGTTATCCTTGGCCCTTCCGGTTCAGGTAAATCTACATTCATTAGAACTATCAATGCATTAGAGGAATTTCAAAAAGGTGAAATTATTGTTGATGAAATAAACCTATCTCATGATGTATCTAATATTGATGCGATACGTAAAGAAACAGGTATGGTATTCCAGCAATTTAACCTCTTTCCTCATATGACCATTCTTAAAAATATTACTCTAGCTCCAATTTGGGTACGTAAATGGAAACGCGAGAAGGCAGAGAAAGTTGCAATGGAATTATTAGAAAGAGTAGGTATACCAGAGCAAGCACATAAATTTCCTGGTCAGTTATCTGGAGGGCAACAGCAACGTGTAGCTATTGCTAGAGCATTAGCTATGCAACCAAGAATTATGTTATTCGATGAACCTACCTCTGCTTTAGACCCTGAAATGATTAAAGAGGTTTTAGATGTTATGAAAACATTAGCAAAATCAGGTATGACGATGCTAGTTGTTACTCATGAGATGAACTTTGCTCGAGAGGTTGCAGATCGTATTATCTTGTTCGATGATGGAGAAATTATTGAAGAAGGTACACCAACAGAGTTATTTGATAATCCAAAACATGAACGTACAAAATTGTTCTTATCTCAAATTTTATAA
- a CDS encoding glycine C-acetyltransferase encodes MSSNVLQDFLNQNLNELKEKGLYNEIDPLESSNGPVIKVNGKQLINLSSNNYLGLATDERLKQAMIEAINEYGVGAGAVRTINGTFKLHIELEEKLANFKHTESAIAYQSGFNCNMAAISAVMDKNDAILSDELNHASIIDGCRLSRAKIIRVNHSDMLDLRKKAKEAKESGLYNKIMVITDGVFSMDGDIAKLPEIVEIAEEFDLITYVDDAHGSGVLGNGAGTVKHFQLSDKVDFQIGTLSKAIGVVGGYVAGKKDLIDWLKVRSRPFLFSTALTPADIAASIKSIDILSDSTELQEKLWENSKYLKRGLTELGFDIGKSETPITPCIIGDELQTQHFSKRLYEEGIYAKSIVFPTVPKGTGRVRNMPTAAHTKEMLDQTLAIYQKVGKEMNLI; translated from the coding sequence ATGTCAAGTAACGTTTTGCAAGATTTTTTAAATCAAAATTTAAATGAGTTAAAAGAAAAGGGTTTATACAATGAAATTGATCCACTTGAAAGTTCAAACGGACCCGTTATTAAAGTTAATGGAAAACAACTCATTAACTTATCCTCAAACAATTATTTAGGATTAGCTACTGATGAACGTTTAAAACAAGCAATGATTGAAGCAATTAATGAATATGGTGTAGGTGCAGGAGCTGTCCGTACAATTAATGGTACATTTAAATTACATATAGAACTGGAAGAAAAACTTGCAAACTTCAAACACACAGAATCAGCCATTGCTTATCAATCTGGTTTTAACTGCAATATGGCTGCTATATCAGCTGTCATGGATAAAAATGATGCGATATTGTCTGATGAATTAAATCATGCCTCTATTATTGATGGTTGTCGTTTATCTAGGGCAAAAATTATTAGAGTTAATCATTCCGATATGCTTGATTTAAGGAAAAAAGCAAAAGAGGCTAAGGAATCTGGATTATATAACAAAATCATGGTGATTACAGATGGCGTTTTTTCAATGGATGGGGATATTGCCAAACTTCCTGAGATTGTGGAAATCGCTGAAGAGTTTGATCTAATCACATATGTTGATGATGCTCATGGTTCAGGAGTTTTAGGAAATGGAGCAGGAACAGTTAAACATTTTCAATTGTCAGATAAAGTTGATTTTCAAATTGGTACATTATCAAAAGCGATAGGCGTAGTAGGTGGTTATGTAGCTGGTAAAAAAGATCTAATAGATTGGTTAAAGGTTCGCAGTAGACCCTTTTTATTTTCAACCGCTTTGACACCAGCTGATATCGCAGCAAGTATTAAATCCATAGACATTTTATCAGATAGTACTGAGCTTCAGGAGAAATTATGGGAAAATAGTAAATACTTGAAAAGAGGGTTAACAGAACTTGGTTTTGATATTGGAAAAAGTGAAACTCCTATCACTCCTTGTATTATTGGTGATGAATTACAAACACAACATTTTAGCAAACGACTTTACGAGGAAGGTATTTATGCTAAATCCATTGTTTTTCCAACTGTACCAAAAGGAACAGGTAGAGTACGAAATATGCCAACAGCTGCACATACAAAAGAAATGTTAGATCAAACCCTGGCCATTTATCAAAAAGTAGGGAAAGAAATGAATTTGATTTAA
- the sdaAB gene encoding L-serine ammonia-lyase, iron-sulfur-dependent subunit beta encodes MKFKSVFDIIGPVMIGPSSSHTAGAARIGKVARSLFGRQPKWITISFYGSFANTYKGHGTDVAIIGGILDFDTFDERIKSALGIAHQLGINVSFREEDAVTDHPNTARVKIGDDAGELELVGISIGGGKIEITELNGFELKLSGNHPAILIAHNDKFGAIASVSNLLAKHQINIGHMEVSRKERGKLALMTIEVDQNIDQSVLDDLSLLPNILQVTKIVD; translated from the coding sequence ATGAAATTTAAAAGTGTGTTTGATATTATCGGACCTGTGATGATTGGTCCATCTAGTTCTCATACGGCTGGTGCGGCAAGGATTGGTAAGGTTGCTCGTAGTTTATTTGGCAGACAACCAAAGTGGATTACAATATCTTTTTATGGCTCTTTTGCTAACACATATAAAGGTCATGGTACAGATGTTGCTATTATTGGAGGTATTTTAGATTTTGATACCTTTGATGAACGGATCAAGTCCGCACTCGGTATAGCACATCAGTTAGGGATAAATGTTAGTTTTAGAGAAGAAGACGCAGTAACGGATCATCCCAATACGGCAAGAGTTAAAATTGGTGATGATGCTGGCGAGCTTGAATTGGTTGGAATTTCCATTGGTGGTGGAAAGATTGAAATTACAGAGTTGAACGGTTTTGAATTGAAATTGTCAGGAAATCACCCAGCTATTTTAATTGCACACAATGACAAATTTGGTGCTATTGCTTCTGTATCTAACTTATTAGCCAAACATCAAATTAATATTGGTCATATGGAAGTTTCCAGAAAAGAAAGAGGGAAACTTGCATTAATGACAATAGAGGTAGATCAGAATATTGATCAATCTGTTTTAGATGATTTATCGTTATTACCAAATATATTACAAGTGACCAAGATTGTCGATTAA
- a CDS encoding amino acid ABC transporter permease has translation MSEQMNVKQPQKKAETPPPKTSVGVIGWLRQNLFSSWANTLLTVIISIAAYFILKGAFTWVLIDAEWHVISNELKFLLVGRYPEEDVWRIWTLLLFFHALLGLSWGFGKGIMNSIAFTIGGLLFVSMLLPFIELSSRLWIIANLATLLSFFYIGHKFPKVKKITYIGWFLSFPFVIFFISGLGILPSVSTNLWGGFMLNILLAVVAIVCSFPLGILLALGRRSKLPIIKYFCIIYIEVIRGIPLITVLFMAKFMLPLFTGGIEINDVVGAMVALTMFSSAYMAENVRGGLQSLPIGQFEASQALGLNSTYTTIFIVLPQALKAVIPAIVGQYIAIFKDTTLVLIIGLLDVLEIGLSMIAKPEYIGLDLEVLVFGAVVFFIFCYLMAHVSRRLEKSLSVGNR, from the coding sequence ATGAGCGAACAAATGAATGTAAAACAACCTCAAAAAAAGGCTGAAACTCCACCACCTAAAACTTCAGTTGGAGTGATTGGTTGGTTAAGACAAAACCTATTCAGTAGCTGGGCAAACACATTATTAACAGTTATTATCTCAATCGCAGCTTATTTTATACTTAAGGGTGCTTTCACATGGGTATTAATTGATGCTGAATGGCATGTTATATCAAATGAATTAAAATTTTTATTAGTTGGCAGATATCCAGAAGAAGATGTTTGGAGAATATGGACTTTACTACTATTTTTCCATGCACTACTTGGTTTGTCATGGGGATTTGGAAAAGGGATTATGAATAGCATTGCGTTCACGATTGGTGGTTTGTTATTCGTCTCAATGTTACTTCCATTTATTGAACTCTCTAGTCGACTATGGATTATTGCAAACCTAGCTACATTACTCTCTTTCTTTTATATAGGACACAAATTTCCAAAGGTTAAGAAGATCACTTATATTGGTTGGTTCCTTTCATTTCCATTCGTTATCTTCTTCATTAGTGGACTTGGAATATTACCGTCAGTAAGTACGAATCTATGGGGCGGATTTATGTTAAATATCCTTCTAGCTGTTGTTGCTATCGTATGCTCCTTCCCATTAGGAATTTTGTTAGCCTTAGGTCGTAGAAGTAAATTACCTATTATAAAATATTTCTGTATTATTTATATCGAAGTAATTCGTGGAATCCCTTTGATTACTGTATTATTTATGGCCAAGTTCATGCTTCCATTATTTACAGGTGGTATTGAAATCAATGATGTTGTTGGAGCAATGGTTGCACTAACTATGTTTAGCTCTGCTTATATGGCTGAAAATGTAAGAGGTGGTTTACAATCACTTCCAATAGGACAATTCGAGGCTTCACAAGCATTAGGTTTAAACTCTACGTACACGACGATTTTTATTGTCTTGCCACAAGCATTAAAAGCAGTAATCCCAGCCATTGTCGGACAGTATATTGCTATATTCAAAGATACAACTCTTGTTCTAATTATTGGATTATTAGATGTTTTAGAAATTGGTTTATCTATGATCGCAAAACCAGAATATATAGGTTTAGATTTAGAAGTTCTAGTATTCGGTGCAGTTGTATTCTTTATCTTCTGTTACTTAATGGCTCATGTGAGTCGCAGATTAGAAAAATCACTTAGTGTAGGAAATCGTTAA
- a CDS encoding M24 family metallopeptidase, which translates to MEKIKQLRTKMSKLDIDGFLITNPQNRFYFTGFTGTAGIALITETDAIFLTDYRYVEQARVQTKNFKVIKYQDRNSLFIEVPEVINKLDIKKLGFEQEDMTYGVFSKYNEAIHAEMIPTSGIIETFRTIKTSKEVDLLKSSAKIADSAFEHILGFIRPGVTEHEISNELENRMRQLGASGSSFDIIIASGLRGAMPHGVATDKLIEKGEMITLDFGAIYKGYISDITRTISVGTPTEEMRNMYNIVLEAQVRSVEAMRPGIHGKDIDANSRDYINEKGYGHYCGNSAGHGIGLNLWEEPFLSPKSTLTLQAGMVATLEPGIYIPGVGGVRIEDDVVITEDGHEVLTKSSKELIIL; encoded by the coding sequence ATGGAAAAGATAAAACAATTACGTACGAAGATGTCTAAACTAGATATTGATGGTTTTTTAATCACAAATCCACAAAATCGATTTTATTTCACAGGATTTACAGGAACTGCTGGGATTGCACTTATAACTGAAACTGATGCTATATTTCTCACGGACTACCGTTATGTAGAGCAGGCACGAGTTCAAACCAAAAATTTTAAAGTAATCAAATATCAGGATCGAAATTCTCTATTTATTGAAGTACCTGAAGTCATAAATAAGTTAGATATTAAGAAATTAGGGTTTGAACAGGAAGACATGACATACGGTGTTTTTTCAAAATATAACGAAGCAATCCATGCTGAAATGATTCCTACTTCGGGTATCATCGAAACGTTCAGAACAATTAAAACATCTAAAGAAGTAGATTTACTTAAATCCTCTGCTAAAATTGCAGATTCCGCTTTTGAGCATATTCTAGGTTTTATTCGACCAGGTGTGACTGAACATGAAATCTCTAATGAGTTAGAAAACCGTATGCGTCAACTAGGTGCAAGTGGTTCTTCTTTTGATATTATCATTGCTTCAGGTTTGCGTGGAGCTATGCCTCATGGTGTTGCTACTGATAAGCTCATTGAAAAAGGTGAGATGATCACGTTAGATTTTGGAGCGATTTACAAAGGATACATTTCAGATATCACTCGCACAATTTCAGTGGGAACACCAACTGAAGAGATGCGTAATATGTATAACATTGTACTTGAAGCTCAAGTTCGCTCTGTTGAGGCCATGAGACCTGGCATTCACGGTAAAGATATTGATGCAAATTCCAGAGATTACATAAACGAAAAAGGATACGGTCATTACTGCGGTAATAGTGCAGGTCACGGCATTGGATTGAATTTATGGGAAGAGCCATTCCTATCCCCAAAATCCACTTTAACCCTACAGGCAGGGATGGTTGCTACATTGGAACCAGGCATTTATATTCCAGGAGTTGGTGGTGTTCGTATCGAAGATGATGTTGTCATTACAGAAGATGGGCATGAAGTACTTACGAAATCATCAAAAGAATTAATTATATTGTAA
- a CDS encoding M24 family metallopeptidase — translation MDTRIKKLVDYMEHQSVDVLLITQPKNVYYFTGFLTDPHERFMGLVLIKGEDPFLFLPLLDAGNAETVSSVRKIYSHDDAENAYEVLQRYLPSNISTLGLEKNHLTVKSYEAVVGIAKAGEIHEIDELLQEMRVSKSQDEIAKIKKAIQITEEALRLTIPKIKLDVTEMEVVAELEYQIKRLGTQGPSFSSIVLAGEKAGHPHGHPGDRKIKTGEFLLLDFGVILDGYVSDLSRTFAIGEINDQLKDIYDTVLQANLQAIESVRPGEPIANVDLSARAVIENRGYGQYFINRVGHGFGMEIHEHPSVHSKAEGLLREGMTFTIEPGIYNPKLTGVRIEDNVVVTKDGVNVLSTFPKELQTLDL, via the coding sequence ATGGATACAAGAATTAAAAAGTTAGTGGATTATATGGAGCATCAATCTGTGGATGTACTATTGATAACTCAACCAAAAAATGTATATTACTTTACAGGCTTCCTGACTGATCCACATGAACGTTTTATGGGACTTGTTTTAATAAAAGGGGAAGACCCATTTTTATTCCTTCCTTTGCTCGATGCAGGGAACGCTGAAACTGTATCTAGTGTCAGAAAAATTTACTCCCATGATGATGCTGAAAATGCTTATGAAGTATTGCAACGTTATTTACCATCTAATATCTCAACGCTGGGTTTAGAGAAAAATCATCTTACAGTGAAAAGTTATGAAGCTGTGGTGGGTATAGCTAAGGCTGGTGAAATTCATGAGATAGATGAACTGCTTCAAGAAATGCGTGTATCTAAAAGTCAAGACGAGATTGCGAAAATCAAAAAAGCAATTCAAATCACAGAAGAAGCATTACGCTTAACAATTCCTAAAATTAAGTTAGATGTTACTGAGATGGAAGTTGTAGCCGAGTTAGAATATCAAATAAAGAGACTAGGAACGCAAGGTCCTTCCTTTTCAAGCATTGTATTAGCAGGGGAAAAAGCAGGTCATCCACATGGTCACCCAGGAGATCGTAAAATCAAAACAGGTGAATTCTTATTGCTGGACTTCGGGGTTATTTTAGATGGATACGTTTCAGATTTATCAAGAACCTTCGCAATTGGGGAAATTAACGATCAACTTAAAGACATTTATGATACAGTACTACAGGCAAATTTACAAGCGATTGAATCAGTTAGACCAGGCGAGCCAATTGCGAATGTTGATCTATCTGCTAGAGCAGTAATTGAAAACAGAGGTTATGGGCAGTATTTTATTAATCGTGTGGGACACGGATTCGGAATGGAGATTCATGAACATCCTTCGGTTCATAGTAAAGCAGAAGGTTTACTTCGTGAGGGGATGACATTTACGATCGAACCAGGTATCTATAACCCTAAATTAACTGGTGTTCGTATAGAAGATAACGTGGTAGTTACAAAAGATGGAGTAAATGTATTGTCTACATTTCCAAAAGAGTTACAAACATTAGATTTATAG